A window of Aliarcobacter trophiarum LMG 25534 contains these coding sequences:
- a CDS encoding alpha/beta fold hydrolase, translating into MLNFKIKSLFISILLLSFLYADEYYIQEPILNSQVYINVDGNIENEPIVFVHGLGDEASTIWQESILKLKDNYYVISFDLPGFGKSSKENVEYTPEKYAQILDFLVSKFLENREFYLVGHSMGGAISLKYTMLYQERVKKLMLIDSAGVLHKDAYGEFMIKTQVGKMVDSNKKSELNSQISKLATDITSSLSSILPKDLSSVVRDERYRDKFLNSPTSIAALGLITEDWFDIYKIKTPTFILWGENDEVTPLRSGYVLNFLLDNSELYTIKYAGHVPILNNKEEYFSYLDEFFVKELKKSELEYNNSELIREISNKKGELKDCSYKSLKIKNSNNLTLFNCNIEKLIVENSNVNIINSNIISNDKALIVSNSNIEITSSNIKAQIAIESLNSKLDIAGTKIEGYKSAITSLGENEIIFSLTTILSPNTKQIFHKKESMKNNQKY; encoded by the coding sequence TTGTTAAACTTCAAGATTAAATCTCTTTTTATATCTATTTTATTACTCTCTTTTTTATATGCAGATGAGTATTATATACAAGAGCCTATTTTAAACTCTCAAGTTTACATAAATGTTGATGGCAATATTGAAAATGAACCAATAGTTTTTGTACATGGTTTAGGGGATGAAGCTTCAACTATTTGGCAAGAGAGTATTCTTAAGTTAAAAGATAACTATTATGTAATAAGTTTTGATTTACCAGGATTTGGTAAATCATCAAAAGAGAATGTTGAATATACTCCAGAAAAATATGCACAAATTTTAGATTTCTTAGTTTCAAAATTTTTAGAAAATAGAGAGTTCTATTTGGTTGGACACTCTATGGGTGGAGCTATTAGTTTAAAATATACAATGCTATATCAAGAGAGAGTAAAAAAGTTAATGCTCATTGATTCAGCTGGTGTTTTACATAAAGATGCTTATGGAGAGTTTATGATAAAAACTCAAGTTGGAAAAATGGTGGATAGTAATAAAAAAAGTGAATTAAATAGCCAAATTTCTAAATTAGCAACAGATATTACAAGTAGTTTAAGCTCAATTTTGCCAAAGGATTTAAGTAGTGTTGTAAGAGATGAGAGATATAGAGATAAGTTTTTAAACTCTCCTACATCAATTGCTGCTTTAGGGCTTATAACAGAAGATTGGTTTGATATATATAAGATTAAAACTCCTACATTTATTTTATGGGGAGAAAATGATGAGGTAACACCACTTAGAAGTGGATATGTTTTGAATTTTCTTTTGGATAATTCAGAGTTATATACTATAAAATATGCTGGACATGTACCAATTTTAAACAATAAAGAGGAATACTTTTCATATTTAGATGAGTTTTTTGTAAAAGAGTTAAAAAAAAGTGAATTAGAGTATAACAATAGTGAGCTTATTAGAGAAATTAGCAATAAAAAAGGTGAATTAAAAGATTGTAGTTATAAAAGTTTAAAGATAAAAAATTCAAATAATCTCACACTTTTTAACTGTAACATAGAAAAACTAATAGTTGAAAACTCAAATGTTAATATAATAAACTCAAATATTATCTCAAATGATAAAGCTTTAATAGTTAGTAATTCAAATATTGAGATAACTTCAAGTAATATAAAAGCCCAAATAGCAATAGAGAGTTTAAACTCTAAGCTTGATATTGCAGGAACAAAAATTGAAGGCTATAAAAGTGCAATAACTAGCTTAGGAGAAAATGAGATAATATTCTCATTAACTACAATCTTAAGCCCAAATACAAAGCAGATATTTCACAAAAAAGAGAGTATGAAGAATAATCAAAAATATTAG
- a CDS encoding beta-ketoacyl synthase chain length factor, with the protein MKINLEVLDAYYLFDKVEIENLNTKELVPQMVFRRRLTKASKLVVEVLSKFDLKNSRIIYGSSFGELLSSANILKAILDEDMLSPTDFQNSVYNTAVSYASILFENRNEIVTVSSGDETSLKVLKAGAIKALDGDELVLICSETLNITNIEEINSCIDFLESVVALKVKVSNKTPSLDIKNIELKGFPSSIKHIMYIAQNFSKNRDNIVEVNI; encoded by the coding sequence ATGAAGATTAATTTAGAAGTATTAGATGCTTATTATCTCTTTGATAAAGTAGAGATTGAAAATCTTAATACAAAAGAACTAGTACCACAAATGGTATTTAGAAGAAGATTAACAAAGGCTTCAAAACTTGTAGTTGAGGTTTTGTCAAAATTTGATTTAAAAAATAGTAGAATTATTTATGGAAGCTCTTTTGGGGAGTTACTATCATCAGCAAATATTTTAAAAGCTATTTTAGATGAAGATATGCTTTCTCCTACTGATTTTCAAAACTCTGTATATAATACAGCAGTTTCATATGCTTCTATTCTTTTTGAAAATAGAAATGAGATAGTTACAGTTTCAAGTGGAGATGAAACTTCATTAAAAGTTTTAAAAGCAGGTGCAATAAAAGCTTTAGATGGTGACGAGTTAGTACTTATTTGTAGTGAAACTTTAAATATTACTAATATAGAAGAGATAAACTCTTGTATAGACTTTTTAGAGAGTGTTGTAGCTTTGAAAGTAAAAGTAAGTAATAAAACTCCCTCTTTAGATATTAAAAACATAGAGCTAAAAGGTTTTCCTAGCTCAATAAAACATATTATGTACATTGCACAAAATTTTAGTAAAAATAGAGATAATATAGTAGAAGTAAATATATGA
- a CDS encoding beta-ketoacyl-[acyl-carrier-protein] synthase family protein, with amino-acid sequence MKKRVFINYFDTISCAGDNPDELFSSICEKKDTISLDTNYVKDSVVAIGKIKKEIPLNELLLQRVKKLQKELSLKDFRNTLLVIGSSVGGMSETENVYFKDKNYKNIDYKKHPIDSIAYFLKQHFSFYDDISFSTACTSSANALGYAKEVIEKNIYENVLVIGIDELSYTTVCGFSALSVLSSKPCTPFDKNRVGMNVAEGFGILFLETKKNRNSIELLGVGYSSDAHHMTQPHPMGLGAVASMQNALKDANLSSIDIDYINAHGTGTYANDFSELTAIKEIFKSKPKVSSTKSTTGHALGAAGAIEAIICCMVLKNQTIVPNKELNVIEIDGLNYSFSTQKQEIKYTLSNSFAFGGNNTSLIFGICNED; translated from the coding sequence ATGAAAAAAAGAGTATTTATAAACTACTTTGATACTATCTCTTGTGCAGGAGATAATCCAGATGAGCTTTTTTCTTCAATTTGTGAAAAAAAAGATACTATATCTTTGGATACAAATTATGTAAAAGATAGTGTTGTTGCTATTGGGAAGATTAAAAAAGAGATTCCTTTAAATGAACTTTTACTACAAAGAGTTAAAAAGCTTCAAAAGGAGCTATCACTAAAAGATTTCAGAAATACTCTTTTAGTAATTGGAAGTAGTGTTGGTGGGATGAGTGAAACGGAAAATGTATATTTTAAAGATAAAAACTATAAAAATATAGATTATAAAAAGCACCCTATAGATAGTATTGCTTATTTTTTAAAACAACACTTTAGTTTTTATGATGATATAAGTTTTTCAACTGCTTGTACATCTAGTGCAAATGCTTTAGGATATGCAAAAGAGGTAATAGAGAAAAATATTTATGAAAATGTTTTAGTTATTGGAATAGATGAGTTATCATATACAACTGTTTGTGGTTTTAGTGCTTTAAGTGTACTATCTTCAAAGCCTTGTACTCCTTTTGATAAAAATAGAGTTGGAATGAATGTGGCAGAAGGTTTTGGGATACTTTTTTTGGAAACTAAAAAAAATAGAAATAGTATAGAGCTTTTAGGAGTTGGCTATAGTTCAGATGCTCATCATATGACACAACCACATCCTATGGGTTTAGGAGCAGTAGCATCTATGCAAAATGCTCTAAAAGATGCAAATTTAAGTTCTATAGATATTGACTATATAAATGCACATGGAACAGGAACTTATGCAAATGATTTTAGTGAACTAACAGCAATTAAAGAGATTTTTAAGAGTAAGCCAAAGGTTAGCTCTACAAAATCAACTACTGGACACGCTTTGGGAGCTGCTGGTGCTATTGAAGCGATTATTTGTTGTATGGTTTTAAAGAATCAAACTATTGTGCCAAATAAAGAGCTAAATGTTATTGAAATAGATGGATTAAATTACTCATTCTCTACACAAAAACAAGAGATAAAATATACTCTTAGTAACTCCTTTGCCTTTGGTGGAAATAATACATCTTTAATTTTTGGAATATGTAATGAAGATTAA
- a CDS encoding NAD(P)/FAD-dependent oxidoreductase, whose protein sequence is MIEEFCDVVVIGAGPSGSVAACKLLDAGFKVIILEKLEFPRFVIGESLLPKCNAILEDIGILDLIEKQNYMLKPGAIFIDENKNEELIDFRNNLGEEHNTSFQVKREEFDNTLLNAAKSKGADIRHKFEVVDYDNSTNTIFAIDENDKRYSFKARFVLDSSGYGRVLPKLMDLDIPSDLKLRNAILMRVTGEKRREEEKEGFIDIVIHDDNKAWLWGIPFSDGITSMGLVCEESYFTDTKLSKEDFLKKVISEHKYLKEKYKDAKQVAPVRIINGYSAAIKRMYGKGFALSGNATEFLDPVFSSGVTLALESSSKVASLIIKELNGETVDWQKDYEDYMMIGVNVFREFVYAWYSGKLRKIFYAKNKSKQIEKSIASILSGYVWDESNYFVKDTKRKIDALVSLIEE, encoded by the coding sequence ATGATAGAAGAATTTTGTGACGTTGTAGTTATTGGAGCAGGACCTAGTGGCTCTGTAGCTGCTTGTAAACTCCTTGATGCTGGATTTAAAGTAATAATTTTAGAAAAACTAGAGTTTCCTAGATTTGTAATAGGAGAGTCGCTACTTCCTAAGTGTAATGCAATTTTAGAAGATATTGGAATTTTAGATTTAATAGAAAAACAAAATTATATGTTAAAACCAGGAGCTATTTTTATTGATGAGAATAAAAATGAGGAGTTGATTGACTTTAGAAACAATTTAGGGGAAGAACATAATACTAGTTTTCAAGTAAAAAGAGAGGAGTTTGACAATACTCTTTTAAATGCTGCAAAAAGTAAGGGAGCAGATATTAGGCACAAGTTTGAAGTTGTAGATTATGATAACTCTACAAACACTATCTTTGCTATTGATGAAAACGATAAAAGATATAGTTTTAAAGCTAGATTTGTATTAGATTCTTCTGGATATGGAAGAGTTTTACCAAAGCTTATGGATTTGGATATTCCATCTGATTTAAAACTAAGAAATGCTATTTTGATGAGAGTTACAGGCGAAAAACGAAGAGAAGAAGAGAAAGAGGGTTTTATTGATATTGTAATTCATGATGATAATAAAGCTTGGCTTTGGGGAATACCTTTTAGTGATGGAATAACTTCAATGGGTTTGGTTTGTGAAGAGTCATACTTTACAGATACAAAGTTATCAAAAGAGGATTTTTTAAAAAAAGTAATTAGTGAACATAAATATTTAAAAGAGAAATATAAAGATGCAAAACAGGTTGCTCCTGTACGAATAATAAATGGATATTCAGCAGCAATAAAAAGAATGTACGGAAAAGGCTTTGCTTTAAGTGGAAATGCTACAGAGTTTTTAGACCCAGTTTTTTCATCTGGAGTTACTTTAGCTTTAGAGTCTTCATCTAAAGTTGCATCTTTAATTATAAAAGAGTTAAATGGTGAAACTGTAGATTGGCAAAAAGATTATGAAGATTATATGATGATAGGTGTAAATGTTTTTAGAGAGTTTGTTTATGCTTGGTATAGTGGGAAACTAAGAAAAATATTTTATGCAAAAAATAAATCAAAACAGATAGAAAAATCTATAGCTTCAATTTTATCTGGCTATGTATGGGATGAGAGTAACTATTTTGTAAAAGATACAAAAAGAAAGATAGATGCTCTTGTTTCATTAATAGAAGAGTAG
- a CDS encoding phosphopantetheine-binding protein: MAILIDDFKKVLIEGLKLEDITTDDIDNNSSLFGEDGLGLDSVDSIELVLIIEKEYGVKISNSADYKTIFSSVHSLFNHINENIK; the protein is encoded by the coding sequence ATGGCAATTTTAATAGATGATTTTAAAAAAGTCCTAATTGAAGGATTGAAACTAGAAGATATTACTACTGATGATATAGATAATAATTCAAGTTTATTTGGAGAGGATGGATTAGGACTTGATTCTGTTGATTCTATAGAGTTGGTTTTGATTATAGAAAAAGAGTATGGCGTAAAAATTAGCAATAGTGCTGATTATAAAACTATTTTTTCATCAGTACACTCTCTTTTTAACCATATAAATGAAAATATAAAATGA